Below is a window of Streptomyces genisteinicus DNA.
GCGGTTCCATCGGGTCTGCCGTGCCGGCGGTGAAGCGGGACCTGGCGTGATCGAGGGGTGCAGCCCGGTCTGACCGGGCAGCCCCCGACACCAGGGTGCCCGGCGCGGGGGCTCGGGATCGCCGAGCGCGGGGGGCGGTGGCAGACTCCACGGGCGGCGTTCGTGGTTCGTGTGGTGCCTGAGAGGATGCGTTCCTGCACGGGCCCAGGCTTGTCGCTCCAGGTCAGGACCCGTGGGTCGGCGGTGGAGCGGACGGGCAGCACGTGCGCCGGACCCATCGCCATGCGCCGACCAGCACGGTCGATCGCTCTGCAGCTCGACCACCCCACCACACCGGACGACGAGGACCCCATGCGTACCCGCACCACGCTCATTGCCGCAGGCTTGCTCGCAACGCTCACCGCGTGCGGCGGCGATCCGGCGTACACCGTTGTCGATGTGCGGGACAGCGGCATCATGCGGACGGCGGACCTGCAACAACCGGATGCCACCCGAGCCGAGGCGGAACAGGCGATCCGGGACTACGCCGACACCATCGAGGGCCCCAAGTGGGCCACCGTGACCCTGTACAGCGATCTCGCCGAGGGGGAGCTGTGCCGAGGAATCTGGGTGAAGGACCAGGAGACCTCCGAGAAGTTGTCCGGAGGGTCCTTCACGTCCGACACGTGGCCTGCCCTGCGAGTGCAGTGTCCCTAACCGCACGCGCCCGTCGGTCAGTTGGGCCGACGTGCCGGAATCCGGTGTCCCCAAGGAGGTATGACGGAGGGGCGGTACGGGCCAGGGGACGCATAGCGTCTGCGTCGCCGTTCGGACCGTGTCGCAGCAGCCCGCCAACGGCCGCACCCCGCGCCATACCTGATGCGTCATCAGGTGTGGGCGAAGGGTGCGGCGCGCCCGGGTGACGGCCGGCGGGCGCGGGGGTTCAGGGGCGGGCGTCGGCGGTGGGCTGCGTCCGGGCGGGGTGGCCGGGCGCCCCGGGTGCGGCCGGTTCGCCGGTGCGGAGGCCGGTCATGCCGATGGCGGTGAGCACCGCTGCGACGGCGGCCGCGGCGGCGCACACCAGGAACGCGGTGCTGAAGCCGCTGCCCAGGGCGTCCAGGGCCAGGCCGTGCGCAGCGGACCCGGGAGCGCCCGGCGGCAGGCTGTTCACGGCGAGGGGGCCGCCGGCCGCGGCGATCTCGTGGGCTGCCGCGGCCTCGGCGGCCGGCAGCGGGGTGCCGGCGAGGTTCGCGGCGAACGCCGACCCCGCGCCGCCGAGGGCTACGGCGCCGACGACGACCGGGCCGAGGGCGAACCCGAGGTCGCGCAGCATGTTGGTGGTGGCGCTGGCCATGCCCGCCAGGTGCGGGGGCACGCTGCCCAGTGCCACGGCCGTCACGGAGCTGACGGTCAGGGCGAATCCGGCGCCGATCAGCAGGGCGGGTGCCACGAACGCGCCGAGCCGCGGGTCGGTCACGTCCAGCCGGGAGCACAGCAGGCAGCCGGCCGCCATCAGGACGAATCCCGAGGACAGCAGCCAGGACGGGGCCACCCGGTGCAGCAGCCGGGAGACGACGGGGATGAGCAGGAAGGCCGGCCCCTGGAGGAGCAGGAACGGCAGTGCCACCCGCATCGGGTCCTGGTGCTGCACCGGCCCCAGCCACATGCTCGTCGCGAAGCAGGCGCCGAGGAAGGCGAGCATGCCGACGACCGCGGCGACGGACGAGACGGCGAAGGCCCGGTTGCGGAACAGCCGCAGGTCGAGGATGGGGGACTTGGCCCGCAGTTCCACCACGACGAACGCCGCGAGGAACATCGCGCCGAGGCAGAGCGAGAGGACGACGGGCAGGGTCGTCCAGCCCGACTCGGGGCCCTCGACGGTGCCGTACAGCACCAGGACGAGGCCCGGCGCGAAGGTGAGCTGGCCGGCCACGTCCAGTGTGCGGCCTTCAGGTGCCTTCGACTCCTTCGCCAGGGCCTTGGTGAGCACCATGCTGATCACGGCGAGGCCGACGAGCACCCAGAAGGAGCCGCGCCACGTCCCGATCCTGGCGAACACGCCGCCGAGCAGGGGGGACACGGCGGCGCCGGCGGACAGGAACCCGCTCCAGACGGCGACGGCGTGCGCCCGCTGCCGTGCGTCGCGGGTGAACGCGGTGAGCGCGGTGAGCGATCCGGGGAACATGGCCCCGGCGCCGAGTCCGTTCAGGGCGGCGCCGAGCCAGAGCACCTGGACGGTCGGGGCGAGTGCGGCGACGGTGCTGCCGACGGCGATCAGGGCGGTGCCCGCGAGGACGAGCCTGCGGCGTCCGAACAGGTCGCCGAGGACACCGAAAGTGAACTCGAAACACACCACCGCGATCATGAACGCGGCGGTGATCCAGGTGAGTTGTGAGCCGTGGGTGTTCAGGTCCTGCTGGAAGAGTCCGTTCAGCGAGGCCGGCAGTGCGTTCGCGACCTGGGCCACGAAGACCGCGCCGCAGGCGGCAGCCAGTGTGCCCGCGTAGCCCGGCGTCCGGGCGGCCCCCGCGGTGGGGCCCGGGGACGTCGTCGTCCCGTTGGTGAGTGTCATCGCTTGTTCTCCCTGGCTGGGGACTTCGGGTCGCCTGCGGAGGGGGACCTCGAAGTGTGGAAGCGCTCGGCTCCGCGCACGCGGTGGGGGAGAGGGGGCGCGGCGCGCGTCCTGCGCGGTGCCGAGGAGGATGACACTTGGCTTTACGGCGCGTCAATGAAACGTGCAGGAAATAATGAATGCAACCTTGACGTAAGGAATGGTGGGGCTACGGCCGGCCGGCCAGGTCCTCTTCGAGGGAGTGCGCCGCTGCCTCGAGCGTGGCGACCAGGGAGCGCAGGCGCTGCGGGTCGTAGCGCAGGCTGGGCATCGAGACGGAGAGACCGGCCAGCGCGGTGCCGTCCCGGTCGCGTACCAGGACGCCGACGGCGACGAGACCGCGTTCGGACCGCTCGCGGTTGACGGCGAAACCGCTGCGGCGCGAGCGCCTGAGCTCGGTGCGCAGCTGTGCGAGGTCGGGGCGGTCGGCCGGGCGGTCGCGGTAGCGCTCGGGGGCGTAGACCTGCTCCAGCTCCTCGTCCGGCAGTTCGGCGAGGAGGAGAAGTCCCGCCGTGGTGCGGTGGGCGGGGAAGACCATCCCCTCACGGGAGCCGACCCGAAGGGCCTGCCGGCATTCGACGCCGGCGACGAACCGCACCGTGTCCCCGGTGCGCACGATCAGGTTCGTGGTCTCGTCGAGGAGGTCGACGACCCGGTGCAGGTGGGGAAGGGCCGCCGTGCGCAGCCGTGACACGAGCGACTGGGAGTGGGCGGCCAGCTCCAGCACCGGGCCCGCGCGGTAGACGCGGTCCTCGCCCCGCACGGCGAAGTCCCGGTAGACGAGCATCGCCAGGACGCGGTGGGCCGTGGACCGGGCGACACCCAGGCGCTCCGCGAGCTGTGCCACGGTCGCCCCGCCCTCCAGCTGCAGGATGGTCGCGGTGCGCAGCGCGTGGTCCACGCTGGCGATGGGGTAGGGCGGCGGCGACTTCAGCGGCTTGTCCATGGCGTGCTCCCGAATTCTGCTGTGCAGAATCTACATGTTCTGTCAGCAGACGCCGTGCACGCTGGCTCCGTGACTGAGTCCTCCCTCACCCCAGACATCGCCACGGGCTCCCCGGTGCGGCTCCAGGCCGTCGCCGCCGAGGGGCAGCCCGAGGTCACCCCGGCGCTCGAGGAGCTGTACCGGGGCTTCGAGCGGGAACTGCTCGTCCCGCTGTGGACCGAGATCGGTGACCTGATGCCCGCCCACCCGCGCTCGCGCGCCGTGCCGCACCTGTGGCGCTGGGAGCGGCTGCGCGAGCTCGCCGCACAGGCCGGCGACGCCGTACCGGTCGGGCGGGGCGGGGAGCGCCGCGCGATCGCGCTGGCCAACCCGTCCCTCGGCGGCAGGCCCTTCGCCACGCCGACGCTGTGGGCCGCCATCCAGTACCTCATGCCGGGCGAGGACGCCCCCGAGCACCGCCACACCCAGCACGCCTTCCGTTTCGTC
It encodes the following:
- a CDS encoding IclR family transcriptional regulator codes for the protein MDKPLKSPPPYPIASVDHALRTATILQLEGGATVAQLAERLGVARSTAHRVLAMLVYRDFAVRGEDRVYRAGPVLELAAHSQSLVSRLRTAALPHLHRVVDLLDETTNLIVRTGDTVRFVAGVECRQALRVGSREGMVFPAHRTTAGLLLLAELPDEELEQVYAPERYRDRPADRPDLAQLRTELRRSRRSGFAVNRERSERGLVAVGVLVRDRDGTALAGLSVSMPSLRYDPQRLRSLVATLEAAAHSLEEDLAGRP
- a CDS encoding MFS transporter, producing the protein MTLTNGTTTSPGPTAGAARTPGYAGTLAAACGAVFVAQVANALPASLNGLFQQDLNTHGSQLTWITAAFMIAVVCFEFTFGVLGDLFGRRRLVLAGTALIAVGSTVAALAPTVQVLWLGAALNGLGAGAMFPGSLTALTAFTRDARQRAHAVAVWSGFLSAGAAVSPLLGGVFARIGTWRGSFWVLVGLAVISMVLTKALAKESKAPEGRTLDVAGQLTFAPGLVLVLYGTVEGPESGWTTLPVVLSLCLGAMFLAAFVVVELRAKSPILDLRLFRNRAFAVSSVAAVVGMLAFLGACFATSMWLGPVQHQDPMRVALPFLLLQGPAFLLIPVVSRLLHRVAPSWLLSSGFVLMAAGCLLCSRLDVTDPRLGAFVAPALLIGAGFALTVSSVTAVALGSVPPHLAGMASATTNMLRDLGFALGPVVVGAVALGGAGSAFAANLAGTPLPAAEAAAAHEIAAAGGPLAVNSLPPGAPGSAAHGLALDALGSGFSTAFLVCAAAAAVAAVLTAIGMTGLRTGEPAAPGAPGHPARTQPTADARP